One segment of Monomorium pharaonis isolate MP-MQ-018 chromosome 6, ASM1337386v2, whole genome shotgun sequence DNA contains the following:
- the LOC118646361 gene encoding UPF0329 protein ECU05_1680/ECU11_0050-like, with the protein MKEKKKIIPWKMGRRGWHSKKWKVKKRELRRDMRKMKKEKISKEEYIRKKKEYKVWYEEEREKHEREEEERIKLIGSEKEVWKYINKFRKRRERIDENIELKEWKKHFIELLGGTEKRIIWEEKKEKREERKEEKEMANKEEITKEELAEQLRELKKGKAPGENEIENEAWRLMLEEIGEVLWKSINRIWKEGGIPNDWNRGLISPIYKKGDKTEVKNYRGVTLMDTAYKVYANILNEKLQREVDGKLEENQFGFRKGRGTTDATYVLNYLQGNLANLKILILLGPDPLAVTCQRVDADR; encoded by the exons atgaaagaaaagaagaagataATTCCGTGGAAGATGGGAAGAAGAGGTTGGCATAGCAAGAAATGGaaagtgaaaaaaagagagcTAAGAAGGGATatgagaaaaatgaaaaaagaaaaaatcagtAAAGAAGAGTATattagaaagaagaaagagtaCAAAGTATGGTACGAAGAAGAAAGGGAGAAGCACGAaagggaagaagaagaaaggatAAAATTGATAGGATCGGAGAAAGAGGTGTGGaaatatatcaacaaatttagaaaaagaagagaaagaatagACGAAAATATCGAATTGAAGGAATGGAAGAAACATTTCATAGAATTATTAGGAGGTACGGAGAAGAGGATAATTtgggaagaaaaaaaggaaaagagagaagagagaaaagaagaaaaggaaatgGCAAACAAAGAGGAAATAACAAAAGAAGAATTAGCGGAACAACTAAGAGagttaaaaaaaggaaaagcaCCAGGAGAAAATGAAATAGAGAACGAAGCATGGAGACTGATGCTGGAGGAAATAGGAGAGGTGCTTTGGAAGTCAATAAATAGAATATGGAAAGAAGGAGGAATCCCGAATGACTGGAACAGGGGGCTAATAAGcccaatatataaaaaaggtgACAAAACCGAAGTCAAGAATTACAGAGGGGTAACATTAATGGATACAGCGTATAAGGTATATGCAAACAtactaaatgaaaaattacaaagagaAGTGGAtggaaaattagaagaaaaccAATTTGGATTCAGGAAAGGAAGAGGAACAACAGACGCAACATACGTTCTAAActacttacaagggaacctcgcgaacttgaaaattctgat actTCTTGGTCCGGATCCATTAGCGGTGACATGCCAAAGAGTCGACGCAGATCGATGA